One window of the Xiphophorus couchianus chromosome 12, X_couchianus-1.0, whole genome shotgun sequence genome contains the following:
- the mapk4 gene encoding mitogen-activated protein kinase 4, whose translation MASQATPLFLHGFELSGHFVDPRPLGTGVTGLVLSAVDQRTGQRVAIKKLSMRDAITVKHALREVKITQRLHHENVVSVHEVLAPYGWPLPQDPSQLSALYIIQECMETDLAQLLDQGPLPTSHATLLFYQLLRGLKFIHSANVLHRDLKPANIFINTDQMLLKIGDFGLARIVDPHYSHKGYLSEGLVTKWYRSPRLLLSPNNYTKAIDMWAAGCILAEMLTGRMLFAGAHELEQMQLILDTVPVLREEDRQDLLQVMPSYVSHGWRIKKPFSELLPEVDHWAVDFLERILTFNPMDRLTAEEALSHPFLQQYSCPEDEPVSSLPFHIEDELDSHLTKQSVSSSDSQTSSFHWERYDNNLATNIWAPYSGEMCRCLPSGPIPADLGDTMDNEEVQRDPRASSSSLTEEAQVDPRKYSHSSSAERFLESSHSSLERVCALGYGELDCGRSCDYKVGSPSYLDKIAWREGKPQHYSEPKLILDLSHWKRNTGRLPVPAEPIGGSIEDLGEVRVEEAEEEEEETGDLFQEITRWVESAHSRLHSPSTSPLMGHCSPSCYTSSPPLPLSPTDLPAPVFHYNEHICPPSVDYDEDRLSPLPSSTSSSNTLPFLFPSSPTAIFSPQTASPPSTPHVQLPESQPLSSTSSVSQSPNADSTESLPVKQKERLFDLDVFISRALKLVRQNKEKVQVKKGKDEGWMEESKAASIKGKVPQLSEHRTSPSQTPNS comes from the exons ATGGCCAGCCAGGCCACCCCATTGTTTCTCCACGGCTTCGAACTCAGCGGTCACTTTGTTGACCCTCGACCTCTTGGCACCGGTGTCACCGGGCTGGTACTGTCTGCTGTCGACCAGCGCACTGGACAGCGAGTAGCTATTAAAAAGCTGTCAATGCGAGATGCAATCACAGTGAAGCATGCCCTGCGGGAGGTAAAAATCACCCAACGACTGCACCACGAGAACGTAGTAAGTGTCCACGAGGTCTTAGCACCATATGGATGGCCGCTGCCCCAGGACCCATCCCAGCTTAGTGCCCTGTACATCATCCAGGAGTGCATGGAGACCGATCTGGCCCAGTTGCTGGACCAGGGACCACTACCTACAA GTCATGCCACCCTGTTGTTTTATCAGCTGCTAAGGGGCCTAAAGTTCATCCACTCAGCCAATGTCCTCCACCGAGACCTGAAACCTGCCAACATCTTCATCAACACAGACCAAATGCTGCTCAAGATCGGAGACTTTGGACTTGCCAGAATAGTGGATCCCCATTATTCTCATAAG GGCTATCTGTCTGAGGGTTTGGTGACTAAGTGGTATCGTTCCCCCCGTCTGCTCCTATCCCCCAACAATTACACGAAGGCCATAGACATGTGGGCTGCTGGCTGCATACTGGCTGAGATGCTCACTGGACGCATGCTCTTTGCAG GAGCTCACGAGCTGGAACAGATGCAGCTGATTCTCGACACAGTGCCAGTGCTGAGAGAGGAGGACAGGCAGGATCTCCTACAG GTGATGCCTTCATATGTCAGTCATGGATGGAGAATCAAGAAACCCTTCTCTGAGTTGCTGCCTGAAGTGGATCATTGGG CGGTGGATTTTCTTGAGCGCATCTTGACATTTAACCCCATGGACCGTTTGACAGCAGAAGAAGCTCTGTCCCACCCTTTCCTTCAGCAGTACTCATGTCCTGAGGATGAGCCTGTCTCCTCACTCCCTTTCCACATTGAGGACGAGCTGGACAGCCACCTCACCAAGCAGAGCGTGAGCAGCAGCGACAGTCAGACCTCCAGCTTTCACTGGGAAAg GTACGATAACAATTTAGCAACCAACATATGGGCACCATACTCAGGCGAGATGTGTCGGTGCTTGCCCTCTGGTCCTATTCCAGCTGACCTGGGAGACACCATGGATAATGAAGAGGTGCAGCGGGACCCCAGGGCCAGTTCCAGCTCTCTGACAGAAGAGGCGCAG GTTGACCCCCGCAAATATTCCCATAGCAGTTCAGCTGAGCGTTTCCTGGAGAGCTCTCACTCGTCTCTGGAGCGGGTCTGTGCTTTAGGATACGGGGAGCTTGACTGCGGTCGCTCCTGCGATTACAAAGTGGGCTCTCCTTCATATCTGGATAAAATTGCATGGCGAGAGGGAAAGCCCCAGCACTATTCGGAGCCTAAGCTGATTCTGGATCTGTCTCACTGGAAGCGTAACACTGGCAGACTCCCTGTGCCTGCCGAGCCCATTGGTGGCAGCATAGAGGACCTAGGAGAGGTGAGGGTggaggaagcagaggaagaagaggaggaaactgGGGATTTGTTCCAGGAAATCACTCGCTGGGTGGAGAGTGCTCATTCTCGTCTGCACTCGCCCAGTACCAGTCCATTAATGGGCCACTGCTCACCCTCCTGCTACACCTCTTCTCCCCCTCTTCCGCTGTCTCCCACGGACCTCCCAGCTCCTGTCTTCCACTACAACGAACACATCTGCCCTCCATCGGTTGACTATGATGAGGACAGACTGAGTCCCCTTCCTTCCAGCACATCTTCCTCTAATACCCTCCCTTTTCTCTTTCCATCATCGCCCACAGCTATATTTTCACCTCAAACAGCATCGCCACCATCTACTCCACATGTGCAGCTCCCAGAATCTCAACCGCTGTCCTCTACCTCCTCTGTATCTCAGTCCCCTAATGCAGACTCCACAGAGTCTCTACCAGTCAAGCAAAAAGAGCGCTTGTTTGACCTTGATGTGTTCATATCCCGAGCTCTGAAGCTGGTCCGGCAGAATAAAGAGAAAGTTCAAGTGAAGAAAGGAAAAGATGAAGGCTGGATGGAGGAGAGCAAAGCAGCAAGCATTAAAGGAAAGGTGCCCCAGCTTTCAGAGCATAGGACTTCCCCATCACAGACTCCCAACTCCTAA